The proteins below come from a single Streptococcus canis genomic window:
- a CDS encoding metal-dependent transcriptional regulator, translating to MTPNKEDYLKCIYEIGEQESKISNKMVAEKMQVSAPAVSEMIKKMISQGWIVKNKTKGYLLTDKGHVLVANLYRKHRLIEVFLIHQLGYNAQEVHQEAEVLEHTVSDTFIDRLDETLGFPTFCPHGGTIPRQGQALMEMNNTTLNTITELGNFRLSRVHDQFDLIQYLEAHDLKINTELGLTQIDTFAKTYTIQYLDKELIIPENIAKQLYVTAL from the coding sequence ATGACGCCTAATAAAGAAGACTATTTGAAATGTATTTATGAAATTGGGGAACAAGAATCTAAGATCTCAAACAAAATGGTGGCTGAGAAGATGCAAGTCTCTGCACCTGCCGTTTCGGAAATGATTAAAAAAATGATTTCACAAGGATGGATTGTTAAGAATAAGACAAAGGGCTATTTGTTGACAGATAAAGGCCATGTCCTCGTTGCTAATCTTTATCGCAAGCATCGTTTGATTGAAGTTTTTCTGATTCACCAATTAGGCTACAACGCTCAGGAAGTTCACCAAGAAGCTGAGGTTTTGGAACATACGGTTTCAGATACCTTTATTGACCGCTTGGATGAAACCCTTGGTTTTCCAACTTTTTGTCCTCATGGAGGGACAATTCCACGTCAGGGACAAGCACTCATGGAAATGAATAACACAACCCTTAACACAATTACTGAGTTGGGTAATTTCCGTCTGAGTAGGGTTCATGACCAATTTGATCTAATCCAATATTTGGAAGCGCATGACCTTAAAATCAATACTGAGTTAGGCTTAACTCAAATTGATACCTTTGCAAAAACCTACACTATTCAATATTTGGATAAGGAATTGATTATTCCTGAAAATATTGCCAAGCAATTGTATGTGACTGCCCTTTAA
- the macP gene encoding cell wall synthase accessory phosphoprotein MacP — MGKPLLTDEVIEKAKHGETFEADDYADFDTKIMTLPNHDEEERIYKSRRIENAKRSQFQSKLNVLLLAVLILIALLVYAAFYL, encoded by the coding sequence ATGGGAAAACCCTTATTAACAGATGAGGTGATTGAAAAGGCCAAACATGGAGAAACGTTTGAAGCGGATGACTACGCTGATTTTGACACTAAAATCATGACCCTTCCTAATCATGATGAGGAAGAACGCATCTATAAGAGTCGTCGGATCGAAAATGCCAAACGTAGTCAGTTTCAATCCAAATTAAACGTGCTTCTCCTTGCTGTGCTTATCTTAATTGCTCTTCTAGTTTATGCCGCTTTTTATCTTTAA
- a CDS encoding 5'-methylthioadenosine/adenosylhomocysteine nucleosidase: MKIGIIAAMEEELRLLLENLLDCQEHQVLSNTYYTGHYGQHDLILVQSGIGKVMSAMTVAILVDHFQAEAIINTGSAGAVSPELAIGDVVVAEQLVYHDVDVTAFGYAYGQMAAQPLYFDCDLHFVATFKKVLEQEKAGSQVGLIATGDSFIAGQEKIEAIKAAFPTVLAVEMEGAAIAQAAHATGKPFIVVRAMSDTAAHDANITFDQFIIEAGKKSAQTLMTFLNSLSV, translated from the coding sequence ATGAAAATTGGAATTATTGCTGCAATGGAGGAGGAACTACGCCTACTCTTAGAAAATCTCTTAGATTGTCAAGAACACCAGGTGCTTTCAAATACCTACTACACTGGTCACTATGGGCAACATGATCTTATTTTAGTACAATCAGGTATTGGTAAGGTCATGTCTGCTATGACAGTTGCTATCTTGGTTGACCATTTTCAGGCAGAAGCGATTATCAATACAGGTTCAGCAGGAGCTGTTTCCCCTGAACTAGCCATTGGTGATGTTGTGGTGGCAGAACAATTGGTCTATCATGATGTGGATGTGACTGCCTTTGGTTATGCCTATGGGCAAATGGCGGCGCAGCCATTGTATTTCGATTGTGACCTACACTTTGTAGCTACCTTTAAAAAGGTTCTAGAACAGGAAAAAGCAGGCAGTCAGGTCGGCCTTATTGCAACAGGAGATAGCTTTATTGCTGGTCAAGAAAAAATTGAGGCTATCAAGGCAGCCTTTCCAACTGTTTTGGCAGTCGAAATGGAAGGAGCGGCCATTGCACAAGCTGCTCATGCCACAGGAAAACCTTTTATTGTGGTTAGAGCCATGAGTGATACAGCGGCCCATGATGCCAATATTACCTTTGATCAATTCATTATTGAGGCTGGTAAAAAGTCTGCTCAAACCTTGATGACATTTTTAAATAGTCTATCCGTCTAA
- the frr gene encoding ribosome recycling factor, with amino-acid sequence MANVIVETAKERFAQSHHSLSREYASIRAGRANASLLDRIQVDYYGAPTPLNQLASITVPEARVLLISPFDKSSIKDIERALNASDLGITPANDGSVIRLVIPALTEETRKELAKEVKKVGENAKISIRNIRRDAMDDAKKQEKAKEITEDELKTLEKDIQKATDDAVKEIDRMTAEKEKELLSV; translated from the coding sequence ATGGCAAATGTAATTGTTGAAACTGCAAAAGAACGTTTTGCGCAATCCCACCATTCCCTATCACGAGAGTACGCTAGCATTCGTGCTGGTCGGGCTAATGCTAGTCTTTTGGATCGTATTCAAGTGGACTATTATGGTGCCCCAACGCCATTGAACCAATTGGCATCAATCACTGTGCCAGAAGCCCGTGTATTGTTAATTTCACCTTTTGATAAATCTTCTATTAAAGATATTGAGCGTGCGCTTAATGCATCGGATTTAGGAATTACACCAGCTAACGATGGTTCTGTTATTCGTTTAGTTATCCCAGCTTTGACAGAAGAAACACGTAAGGAATTGGCCAAAGAAGTGAAAAAAGTTGGTGAGAATGCTAAAATTTCAATCCGTAATATCCGTCGTGATGCTATGGACGATGCTAAAAAGCAAGAAAAAGCAAAAGAAATCACTGAAGATGAGCTTAAAACATTGGAAAAAGATATTCAAAAAGCAACAGATGATGCTGTCAAAGAAATTGACCGCATGACTGCAGAAAAAGAAAAGGAATTGCTCTCAGTGTAA
- a CDS encoding metal ABC transporter ATP-binding protein encodes MITTNNLSVTYDGDSRALDAVSLTIEGPAIVGIIGPNGAGKSTFMKSILNLIDYSGQVTVDDKDGRKLGHTVAYVEQRSMIDYNFPITVKECIALGTYSKLGLFRRVGKREFDRVESLLEQVGLAGFGNRPIKSLSGGQFQRMLVARCLIQESDYIFLDEPFVGIDSVSEKIIVDLLKELKAAGKTILIVHHDLSKVEHYFDKLLILNKNLVAYGNVDDVFTVDILSKAYGNHLILGKEMM; translated from the coding sequence ATGATTACAACTAACAATCTTTCTGTTACTTATGATGGTGACAGTAGAGCCTTAGATGCCGTCAGTTTAACCATCGAAGGACCTGCTATCGTCGGCATCATTGGTCCAAATGGAGCAGGAAAATCAACCTTTATGAAGTCCATTTTAAATCTGATTGATTATAGTGGCCAAGTAACTGTTGATGATAAGGATGGTCGTAAGCTTGGGCATACAGTGGCCTATGTTGAACAACGTAGCATGATTGACTATAATTTTCCAATAACTGTTAAAGAATGTATTGCATTAGGGACTTACAGCAAGTTAGGTCTTTTTCGTCGTGTTGGTAAAAGAGAATTTGATCGTGTGGAAAGTTTATTAGAGCAAGTTGGTTTAGCAGGTTTTGGGAATCGTCCAATAAAATCCCTCTCTGGGGGACAATTTCAACGCATGTTAGTGGCTCGTTGCCTAATTCAAGAATCTGACTATATTTTCTTAGATGAACCGTTTGTCGGCATTGACTCGGTCAGTGAAAAAATCATTGTGGATCTCCTGAAAGAACTTAAAGCAGCTGGAAAAACCATTTTGATTGTGCACCATGATTTAAGCAAGGTTGAACATTACTTTGACAAACTCTTGATTTTAAACAAAAACTTGGTGGCTTATGGTAATGTTGACGATGTTTTTACAGTTGATATCTTGTCAAAGGCCTATGGCAATCATTTGATTTTAGGAAAGGAGATGATGTAA
- a CDS encoding DUF3397 domain-containing protein, producing the protein MMIYKLIALSFLILTPLFAMVLTSLFKLDKKGVKFPDIAFLLFAIEIVLVSGKFFTHNLLPYYLIIMSLLAMVISLLLVIRSQSFSYHRFMKLFWRVGFLITIVFYLILVIFILTLA; encoded by the coding sequence ATGATGATTTATAAATTAATTGCTCTGTCTTTTCTCATATTGACCCCTCTTTTTGCTATGGTATTAACCTCTCTTTTTAAACTTGATAAAAAAGGGGTTAAGTTCCCAGATATAGCATTTTTACTCTTTGCGATCGAAATTGTTCTGGTCTCAGGAAAGTTTTTCACCCATAATTTACTGCCCTACTATCTCATTATCATGTCTTTACTAGCCATGGTTATTTCCCTATTGTTAGTCATTCGGAGTCAATCTTTTTCTTATCATCGCTTTATGAAATTATTTTGGCGCGTTGGCTTTCTGATAACCATCGTCTTCTATTTGATTTTAGTTATCTTCATTTTGACCCTAGCTTAG
- a CDS encoding metal ABC transporter permease — MSMKFFEGLMSYHFLQNALITAIVIGIVSGAVGCFIILRSMSLMGDAISHAVLPGVALSFILGINFFIGAIVFGLLASVIITYIKENSVIKGDTAIGITFSSFLALGVILIGVANSSTDLFHILFGNILAVQDSDKWITIGVSVLVLGVIILFFKELLITSFDPILAKSMGMNVNAYHYLLMILLTLVAVTAMQSVGTILIVALLITPAATAYLYANSLKVMLVISSSLGALTSILGLYLGYTFNVAAGSSIVLTSAVIFLISFFISPKQGYLKKLMMKKEKVS, encoded by the coding sequence ATGTCTATGAAATTTTTTGAGGGCTTAATGTCCTATCATTTTTTACAAAATGCCCTAATAACAGCCATTGTCATTGGTATTGTATCTGGTGCTGTCGGCTGTTTCATCATTCTCAGATCCATGTCTCTCATGGGTGATGCTATTTCCCATGCTGTTTTACCAGGAGTTGCCTTGTCCTTTATTTTAGGTATTAATTTCTTTATTGGTGCTATTGTCTTTGGTTTATTGGCTTCGGTTATTATCACCTATATCAAAGAAAATTCTGTCATTAAGGGAGATACTGCTATTGGAATAACCTTTAGCTCATTCCTAGCTTTGGGAGTTATTTTGATAGGTGTTGCCAATAGTTCAACTGACCTTTTTCACATTCTATTTGGTAATATTTTAGCTGTGCAAGATAGTGATAAATGGATTACGATTGGAGTATCTGTTTTAGTATTAGGAGTTATTATCCTCTTTTTTAAAGAGTTATTGATCACTTCATTTGACCCTATCTTAGCAAAATCAATGGGGATGAATGTGAATGCCTATCATTATCTCCTCATGATTTTGTTAACTCTAGTGGCAGTAACTGCCATGCAAAGTGTTGGTACAATCTTGATTGTGGCTTTATTAATTACACCAGCGGCCACAGCCTATCTTTATGCTAATAGCTTGAAGGTCATGCTTGTAATTTCCTCTTCGCTAGGAGCCTTGACCTCTATTTTAGGACTTTATCTAGGCTATACCTTTAATGTCGCTGCAGGGTCAAGTATTGTTTTGACATCAGCAGTCATCTTCTTGATTAGTTTTTTTATTTCACCTAAGCAGGGGTATCTTAAGAAGCTGATGATGAAAAAGGAAAAAGTTTCCTAA
- a CDS encoding metal ABC transporter substrate-binding protein, with protein MRKKISLILGAFLSVFLLVACSSTGTKTAKGDKLKVVVTNSIIADMTKNIAGDNIDLHSIVPIGQDPHEYEPLPEDVEKTSNADVIFYNGINLEDGGQAWFTKLVKNAEKKKNKDYFAVSDGVDVIYLEGENEKGKEDPHAWLNLENGIIYSKNIAKQLMAKDPKNKEIYQKNLKAYVAKLEKLDKEAKSKFDAIAQNKKLIVTSEGCFKYFSKAYGVPSAYIWEINTEEEGTPDQISSLIEKLKVVKPSALFVESSVDRRPMETVAKDSGIPIYAEIFTDSVAKKGKDGDSYYAMMKWNLDKISEGLAK; from the coding sequence ATGAGAAAGAAAATTAGCCTCATTTTGGGTGCCTTTTTATCTGTCTTCCTTTTAGTTGCTTGTTCTTCAACTGGTACAAAGACTGCTAAAGGCGACAAATTGAAAGTAGTGGTAACCAATTCTATTATTGCAGATATGACAAAGAATATTGCAGGAGATAACATTGATCTGCACAGCATTGTGCCAATTGGTCAGGACCCTCATGAATACGAACCATTACCAGAAGATGTAGAGAAAACCAGCAATGCTGATGTGATTTTCTACAACGGTATTAACCTAGAAGATGGTGGCCAGGCTTGGTTTACAAAGCTTGTTAAGAATGCTGAAAAGAAAAAGAACAAAGACTACTTTGCTGTTTCTGACGGCGTTGATGTGATTTACTTGGAAGGTGAAAACGAAAAAGGAAAAGAAGATCCACATGCTTGGTTAAACCTAGAAAATGGGATTATTTATTCTAAGAACATCGCTAAACAATTGATGGCCAAGGATCCTAAGAACAAAGAAATCTATCAAAAAAATCTCAAAGCTTATGTCGCTAAGTTGGAAAAACTTGATAAAGAAGCTAAGTCAAAATTTGACGCCATTGCACAAAATAAAAAATTAATTGTCACTAGCGAAGGCTGCTTCAAGTACTTTTCAAAAGCTTACGGTGTGCCATCAGCTTACATTTGGGAAATTAACACCGAAGAAGAAGGAACTCCAGATCAAATTTCATCACTGATTGAAAAATTAAAAGTTGTTAAACCATCAGCTCTTTTTGTGGAATCAAGTGTTGACAGACGTCCGATGGAAACTGTTGCTAAAGATAGCGGTATTCCAATTTATGCTGAAATCTTTACAGATTCAGTTGCTAAAAAAGGTAAGGATGGCGATAGCTACTATGCTATGATGAAATGGAATCTTGATAAAATTTCTGAAGGTCTAGCCAAATAA
- the rplK gene encoding 50S ribosomal protein L11: MAKKVEKLVKLQIPAGKATPAPPVGPALGQAGINIMGFTKEFNARTADQAGMIIPVVISVYEDKSFDFITKTPPAAVLLKKAAGVEKGSGTPNKTKVATVTRAQVQEIAETKMPDLNAANIEAAMRMIEGTARSMGFTITD; encoded by the coding sequence ATGGCTAAAAAAGTCGAAAAACTTGTAAAACTTCAAATCCCTGCTGGTAAAGCTACACCAGCTCCACCAGTTGGACCAGCTCTTGGTCAAGCAGGTATCAACATTATGGGATTCACTAAAGAATTTAACGCTCGTACAGCTGATCAAGCTGGTATGATTATCCCAGTTGTTATCTCAGTTTACGAAGACAAGTCATTTGATTTTATTACTAAAACACCACCAGCTGCTGTTCTTTTGAAAAAAGCTGCAGGTGTTGAAAAAGGATCAGGTACACCTAACAAAACTAAAGTTGCGACAGTTACTCGTGCACAAGTACAAGAAATTGCTGAAACTAAGATGCCAGATTTAAACGCTGCAAACATTGAAGCTGCAATGCGTATGATCGAAGGTACTGCTCGTTCTATGGGATTCACTATCACTGACTAA
- the pyrH gene encoding UMP kinase, producing MEPKYQRILIKLSGEALAGEKGVGIDIPTVQTIAKEIAEVHASGVQIALVIGGGNLWRGEPAAEAGMDRVQADYTGMLGTVMNALVMADSLQHYDVDTRVQTAIPMQNVAEPYIRGRALRHLEKNRIVVFGAGIGSPYFSTDTTAALRAAEIEADAILMAKNGVDGVYNADPRKDANAVKFDELTHGEVIKRGLKIMDATASTLSMDNDIDLVVFNMNETGNIKRVVFGEHIGTTVSNKVCE from the coding sequence GTGGAACCTAAATATCAACGCATTTTAATTAAACTATCTGGTGAAGCCTTAGCAGGTGAAAAAGGGGTTGGCATTGACATCCCAACAGTTCAAACCATTGCTAAAGAAATTGCTGAAGTCCATGCTTCAGGGGTACAAATTGCTCTTGTCATTGGTGGAGGGAATCTCTGGCGTGGAGAGCCTGCTGCTGAAGCGGGTATGGATCGTGTTCAGGCAGACTATACTGGTATGCTTGGAACGGTAATGAATGCCTTGGTAATGGCTGACAGTCTTCAACATTATGACGTTGATACTCGTGTTCAGACAGCTATTCCAATGCAAAATGTAGCTGAGCCTTACATTCGTGGACGTGCCTTACGTCACCTAGAGAAGAATCGTATCGTTGTTTTTGGAGCTGGTATTGGCTCACCTTATTTTTCAACAGATACAACGGCTGCTCTTCGTGCAGCTGAGATTGAAGCAGATGCTATTTTAATGGCGAAAAATGGTGTTGATGGGGTTTACAATGCTGACCCGAGAAAAGATGCGAATGCCGTTAAGTTTGATGAATTAACGCATGGCGAAGTGATTAAGCGTGGCCTTAAAATTATGGACGCGACGGCATCCACTCTATCAATGGATAACGATATTGACCTTGTTGTTTTCAATATGAATGAAACTGGTAACATTAAACGTGTTGTATTTGGCGAACACATTGGAACAACGGTCTCAAATAAAGTTTGTGAATAA
- a CDS encoding peptidylprolyl isomerase, whose protein sequence is MKKLLSLSLLAVSLLSLSACESVDRAIKGDKYVNEKMAKEESEAASKAYEENIQKALKADASQFPQLTKDVGKEEAKVILKTSQGDITLKLFPKYAPLAVENFLTHAKKGYYDNLTFHRVINDFMIQSGDPNGDGTGGESIWRGKNSKKDSGNGFANEISPFLYNIRGALAMANAGADTNGSQFYINQSKKNQSKALSSANYPKPIISAYEQGGNPSLDGGYTVFGQVIDGMDVVDKIAASPVGQNDKPEQDITITSIDIVKDYRFKK, encoded by the coding sequence ATGAAAAAATTATTATCCCTAAGCCTATTAGCTGTTAGTTTACTTAGTTTGAGCGCTTGCGAATCCGTTGATCGTGCCATCAAAGGTGATAAATACGTTAACGAAAAAATGGCTAAAGAAGAAAGCGAAGCAGCTTCCAAAGCCTACGAAGAAAACATTCAAAAAGCTCTTAAAGCTGATGCAAGTCAATTCCCACAATTAACGAAAGACGTTGGGAAAGAAGAAGCTAAGGTAATATTGAAAACAAGCCAAGGTGACATTACCCTTAAACTATTTCCTAAATACGCCCCACTAGCTGTTGAGAATTTCCTTACTCATGCTAAAAAAGGCTACTACGATAACCTTACTTTCCACCGTGTCATCAATGACTTTATGATTCAATCAGGTGACCCTAATGGGGATGGCACTGGAGGGGAATCTATCTGGAGAGGAAAAAACAGTAAGAAGGATTCTGGTAATGGCTTTGCTAATGAAATTTCTCCATTCTTATATAATATTCGTGGTGCTCTTGCTATGGCAAATGCTGGCGCTGATACAAACGGTAGTCAATTTTATATCAACCAAAGCAAAAAAAATCAGAGCAAGGCACTGTCAAGCGCAAACTATCCAAAACCAATTATTTCTGCCTATGAACAAGGGGGAAATCCAAGTTTAGATGGTGGCTATACGGTTTTTGGTCAAGTCATCGATGGCATGGATGTGGTTGACAAGATTGCCGCTAGCCCAGTTGGCCAAAACGACAAACCAGAACAAGATATTACCATTACCTCAATTGACATCGTCAAAGATTATCGTTTTAAAAAGTAA
- the rplA gene encoding 50S ribosomal protein L1, whose product MAKKSKQMRAALEKVDSTKAYSVEEAVALVKETNFAKFDASVEVAYNLNIDVRKADQQIRGAMVLPNGTGKTQRVLVFARGAKAEEAKAAGADFVGEDDLVAKINGGWLDFDVVIATPDMMAIVGRLGRVLGPRNLMPNPKTGTVTMDVAKAVEESKGGKITYRADKAGNVQALIGKVSFDADKLVENFKAFHDVMAKAKPATAKGTYMTNISITSTQGVGIKVDPNSL is encoded by the coding sequence ATGGCTAAAAAAAGCAAACAAATGCGTGCTGCGCTTGAAAAAGTAGATAGCACAAAAGCGTACAGTGTAGAAGAAGCTGTAGCATTAGTAAAAGAAACTAATTTTGCAAAATTTGATGCGTCTGTTGAGGTTGCTTATAACTTGAACATCGATGTTCGTAAAGCAGACCAACAAATCCGTGGTGCAATGGTGTTGCCAAACGGAACTGGTAAAACACAACGCGTTCTTGTTTTTGCGCGTGGTGCCAAAGCTGAAGAAGCAAAAGCTGCTGGTGCAGACTTCGTTGGTGAAGATGATCTTGTTGCTAAAATCAATGGCGGATGGCTTGACTTTGATGTTGTTATTGCAACACCAGACATGATGGCTATCGTAGGTCGTCTTGGACGTGTCCTTGGACCTCGTAACTTGATGCCAAACCCTAAAACTGGTACAGTAACAATGGATGTTGCTAAAGCGGTTGAAGAGTCTAAAGGTGGTAAAATCACTTACCGTGCTGACAAAGCAGGTAACGTACAAGCTCTTATCGGTAAAGTTTCATTTGACGCTGACAAATTGGTTGAAAACTTCAAAGCTTTCCACGATGTGATGGCTAAAGCTAAACCAGCAACAGCTAAAGGAACTTACATGACAAACATCTCAATCACATCAACACAAGGTGTTGGTATCAAGGTTGATCCTAACTCACTTTAA
- a CDS encoding DNA translocase FtsK produces the protein MAKRTQRKKSAPKKRLTKAEIEKQRAIKRMISSILLALLLVFAMIRLGVFGITAYNVIRFLVGSLAYPFMLALLIYLFFFKWLRQKDGLIAGFIIAFLGFLIEWHAYLFTRPKMFHQDVFRGTASLITKDLLAFRVDEFVGGGMIGALLYKPVAFLFSNIGSYFIGLLFILLGFFLMTPWDIEDVSHFVKDCFAKMVASYQANKEKRFIEREERKLLAEQEESERQAQEEERRLAEMRVDPETGEIIEEVQGSAFSDDLLAEPEIFAYDSHRSLEENDHRLFDQEDLAEACQENMLAATMSDPLQEAMDAEDNDELVEVDFTPKSNLLYKLPTIDLFAADKPKNQSKEKNLVRKNIKVLEDTFQSFGIDVKVERAEIGPSVTKYEIKPAVGVRVNRISNLADDLALALAAKDVRIEAPIPGKSLVGIEVPNSEIATVSFRELWEQSNTSDDKLLEVPLGKAVNGSARSFDLTRMPHLLVAGSTGSGKSVAVNGIISSILMKARPDQVKFLMVDPKMVELSVYNDIPHLLIPVVTNPRKASKALQKVVDEMENRYELFSKVGVRNIAGYNAKVEDYNRQSEQKQIPLPLIVVIVDELADLMMVASKEVEDAIIRLGQKARAAGIHMILATQRPSVDVISGLIKANVPSRIAFAVSSGTDSRTILDENGAEKLLGRGDMLFKPIDENHPVRLQGSFISDDDVERIVNFIKDQAEADYDDSFDPGEVSDSDNGASGNGGAAEGDPLFEEAKALVLETQKASASMIQRRLSVGFNRATRLMDELEEAGVIGPAEGTKPRKVLQTN, from the coding sequence ATGGCTAAAAGAACTCAAAGGAAAAAAAGCGCGCCTAAGAAGCGCTTAACAAAAGCAGAAATCGAAAAACAACGTGCGATTAAGAGAATGATTTCTTCTATACTATTAGCGTTATTACTTGTTTTTGCCATGATTCGTCTTGGTGTTTTTGGTATTACTGCTTATAATGTCATTCGTTTTTTAGTGGGGAGTTTAGCATATCCTTTTATGCTGGCCCTTTTGATTTACCTCTTTTTCTTTAAGTGGTTACGGCAAAAAGATGGCTTGATAGCTGGCTTTATCATTGCTTTTTTGGGATTTCTAATTGAATGGCATGCTTATTTATTCACCAGGCCCAAGATGTTTCATCAAGATGTGTTTAGAGGAACAGCTAGTTTGATTACCAAGGACTTGCTGGCTTTTCGTGTGGACGAATTTGTAGGGGGAGGAATGATTGGCGCTCTCCTTTACAAGCCTGTCGCTTTTTTATTTTCTAATATCGGTTCTTACTTCATTGGTCTTCTTTTTATACTGCTTGGTTTCTTTTTAATGACCCCTTGGGATATTGAAGATGTCAGCCACTTTGTCAAAGACTGTTTTGCTAAAATGGTCGCTTCTTACCAAGCTAACAAAGAAAAACGATTTATCGAACGTGAAGAACGTAAACTACTTGCTGAACAGGAAGAATCAGAAAGACAAGCTCAGGAAGAAGAAAGACGCCTAGCCGAAATGAGAGTTGACCCTGAAACTGGTGAAATTATTGAAGAAGTTCAAGGTTCAGCCTTTTCAGACGATTTATTGGCAGAACCAGAAATTTTTGCTTACGATTCTCATCGGTCTCTGGAAGAAAATGACCATCGTTTATTTGATCAAGAAGACTTAGCTGAGGCTTGTCAAGAGAACATGCTAGCTGCTACCATGTCGGATCCCTTACAGGAAGCCATGGACGCTGAGGACAATGATGAACTTGTTGAGGTTGATTTCACTCCGAAGTCCAATCTTCTTTACAAACTTCCTACCATTGATTTATTTGCAGCGGATAAGCCCAAAAACCAATCCAAAGAGAAAAATTTGGTTCGTAAAAACATTAAAGTGCTCGAAGACACCTTCCAAAGTTTTGGGATTGATGTCAAGGTAGAACGGGCAGAAATCGGTCCTTCCGTAACCAAATATGAAATCAAGCCAGCTGTTGGGGTACGGGTTAATCGCATTTCAAATCTCGCAGATGATTTGGCGCTTGCTCTGGCTGCTAAAGATGTTCGTATTGAGGCTCCGATTCCTGGGAAATCTCTGGTTGGGATTGAGGTGCCAAACTCTGAAATTGCTACCGTTTCTTTCCGTGAACTTTGGGAGCAGTCCAATACCTCAGATGATAAACTTTTGGAAGTTCCTTTAGGGAAAGCTGTTAATGGCAGTGCTAGAAGTTTTGATTTAACACGAATGCCTCATTTACTTGTAGCTGGTTCTACCGGTTCTGGTAAATCTGTTGCTGTTAATGGCATTATTTCAAGTATTCTAATGAAGGCTAGACCAGACCAAGTGAAGTTTTTGATGGTCGATCCAAAGATGGTAGAGTTGTCTGTTTATAATGATATTCCTCACTTGTTGATTCCAGTAGTGACCAATCCTCGCAAAGCCAGCAAGGCATTGCAAAAAGTGGTTGACGAGATGGAAAACCGCTACGAACTTTTTAGTAAAGTTGGGGTTCGTAATATTGCTGGTTATAATGCCAAGGTGGAGGATTACAATAGACAATCTGAGCAAAAACAAATTCCGCTGCCTCTAATTGTCGTTATCGTGGATGAGTTGGCTGACTTGATGATGGTAGCCAGTAAAGAAGTGGAAGATGCCATTATCCGTCTAGGACAGAAGGCGCGCGCCGCAGGTATTCATATGATTCTTGCAACTCAAAGGCCCTCTGTGGACGTTATCTCTGGCTTGATTAAGGCTAACGTACCGTCTCGTATCGCTTTTGCAGTCTCTTCGGGAACTGATAGTCGAACAATTCTTGATGAAAATGGTGCTGAAAAACTCTTAGGGCGTGGGGATATGCTCTTTAAGCCGATTGATGAAAACCATCCTGTCCGCTTGCAAGGTTCCTTCATTTCAGATGATGATGTGGAACGGATTGTTAACTTTATCAAAGATCAAGCAGAAGCGGATTATGATGATAGTTTTGATCCTGGAGAGGTCAGTGATTCCGACAATGGCGCTTCTGGAAATGGCGGAGCTGCTGAGGGAGATCCTCTTTTTGAAGAAGCGAAAGCTTTAGTTTTAGAAACGCAAAAAGCTAGTGCTTCGATGATTCAAAGACGTCTATCAGTCGGTTTTAACCGAGCAACGCGGTTAATGGACGAATTGGAAGAAGCAGGTGTGATTGGTCCAGCAGAAGGCACCAAACCTCGCAAAGTGTTACAAACAAATTAA